Genomic DNA from Rana temporaria chromosome 1, aRanTem1.1, whole genome shotgun sequence:
TCGTGAGTAAGGTCCTCACTGActtgtcactttaaccacttaagactcggaccattatgcaggttaaggaccttgcccctttttgcgattccgcactgcgtcactttaactgacaattgcgcggtcacgcgacgtggctcccaaacaaaattggcatcccacaaatcgagctttcttttggtggtatttgatcacctctgcggtttttatttttttgcgctataaacaaaaatagagcgacatttttgaaaaaaaataaaaatattcttttactttttgctataataaatatcccccccccccccaaaaaaaaaatatatatatatatatatatatatatatataaaaaaagatttttcctcagtttaggccagtgtttctcaattccagtcctcaggcccccccaacaggtcaggttttccctcagatgaaaaggctgtggtgattactaaggcagtgaaactgatcaaatcacctgtgcaaaataatggaaatcctgaaaacctgacctgttgggggggcctgaggactggaattgagaaacactggtttaggccgatacgtattcttctacttatttttggtaaaaataaaaaacgcaataagtgtttattgattggtttgcgcaaaagttatagtgtttacaaaataggggatagttatggcatttttattaataatttttttattttttactggtaatggcggccagCAGCGTTTttctcgtgactgcaacattatggcggacacttgacacatttttcggaccattgccattttcacagcgaaaagtgctataaaaatgcaccgattactgtgaaaattacaatggaagtgaaggggttaagtgtgccctaagggagtgattcttactgtaggggggtgtggttgtaggCGTGATGTCACAGATAGtcattccctatattagggaacagacgatcagtgtcactgccacagagaagaacggggaaggtgcgtttacacacatctcttcccgttcttcagctcctgtgaccgatcgcgggacaccggcagcgatcgagtccgcggagCTTCAGGCCGGGTCGCGTGCGACCCACGgcagggctcttaaaggcaacgtacaggtacatgcctgtgcccagccgtgccattctgccgacgtatatgtgcaggaggcggtccttaagtggttaagatccctttcacactgaggaggttCTCACAAGGAAGAGGCTTCCtcctgggacgacagccatgcagaccaatttgatgcagtgtgcggagtatggtctgagcactgacaggctgctcccccaccccttcagcctctgaagcaatgctggcagcaccgaTACATCcagttcccaaagacaacctctaaatacgacgctgagcacgtgcaatcaacttctttggtcgaccatggcgaggcctgttctgagtagaacctgtcctgttaaactgctgtatgatcttggccgccgtgctgtagctcagtttcagggtcttggcaatcttcttgtagcctaggccatctttatgtagagcaacaaaaaTTTTTTCAGCTCCTCAcagttctttgccataaggttCCATGATGAACTTCCAGTGAACAGTgtaagagcaataacaccaaaaatttaacacacctacaAACTTGAAACActaaacaagtcacatgacaccggggacgGAAAAGTGGGcatttgtgcccaatttggacacttGCATTTAggaggtgtactcaattttgttgccaaAGCATtagtgcagggatcctcaaactacggccctccagctgttgcggaactacacatcccatgagacattgtaaaactctgacatgactaggcatgatgggaattgtagttccttaactggagggccatagtttgaagacccctgctagtggctgtgttttgaggttattttgaggggacagcaaatttacatttatacagtgggTATAATAAAGATGtaaagataaaatatttacaaaaatgtaaagggtgtactcacttttgcgagaTACTGTCTATCTAGATTCCCACATTCACACTTCATGGGGATAGGGGAATCCTCCCCACATTCTGACAAAGGGGAGACTTCCCCGCCGTCAGAATACACTTATCAGCACTGCCAGCTATAGCCAGGAAAACCCGACAGGGTGGTTGtacaactacatttcccatacagGGATCAAAAATTCAGTCAATCCCTGCTGAGACAGATgaatcgatccatgtatggccaaaaCAGTTACTCAAGTGTCCATTATAATAGTcaggctgcatatacagtaaaataTTGGCCTTTATTTTGGCACCTGGTTGACGGATAATCCTCTTATTGATCTTTGCATAAACTGACTAAATTAGGAACAGGCTGCGAGACCTCATAATCAATAGGGACCAGTGCTTAAACCAGAACTCCATGTTTCTAGTgacttaaaaatttagtttgggtcagAGTGGTTGAAATAATTACTTACTGTGCCAGTACTGTACACCGTAagctgtgctctcccccccccccccccccccaaagcactgAGCCTGCTTCTAACCCCCTGCAGTCTTCctcaaataaatataataaatatatatatatatatatatatatatatatatatatatatatatatatatatatatacacatacacacacacctctctaacacacacacacacacacacacacacacacacttttagaAGAGGCAGACTTGTTTTGGGAAATGTGGCAAAGAAAGAGAGCTGGGAACAGCTTTTCTCTTACTCAAGTCACATCTCCCCCTTCAAAAACTGCCACCATAGCACTTGGAATATCTCCATCTCCATCCTTACAAGCAGGCCATGTTGCGAGGTGCACTGATATGTTAAAGCACAAAAACATGTCTCATTTTCATAGCCAATAAGAGCTGCAGATACATTTTTGAAACCTATTTTCACAACCATTGTTTAGCTACACATTTTTAGGTTTGCAGAACAATTACAAAAACAAGTCTTCAATTACTCAAACGATCATGGAAAGTTTCAGATTTTATTGTTGTTAAATATACTGTTAACGTACATATATTTCAAATGTACAAACCAGtccacaaaaacatttttaaatgatttaGAAGACGGTCAGAATAGCTATACATTGTAGAATCCCCAGAAGACATTCTCTGATGACAAAAAAACTCATTTCAAGATGGTATCTTCTTGCTCTGCAACAAAATAAACACAATTACCAGATATTATGACAATTTGGTTACAATTTTGCTTCAACAAAAAACATGTGCTAAAATCAACAAAAGCAGATTTTACTTgccaagcaaaaataaataaaaaaataaataaatgctggcTGGAAGGCTTATTATTGCAGGAGAGACACGATAGTGAGGGAGCCTATAGACATCACCTCACTGGAGCAGAGGTATGTTTTGTTCCTCtttcaaagctgaactccaaaaaACATTTAGACACATTAGTCTTTGAAGACCTAACTGCAACGCTGTATCTGTTTCTACTACCACTAATGAATGCAAAATACTACCTTTCCCTCAATATACATCTCTCTTAATTGGGTGAAGTGAACTGTTCCAAAAGGCTACATGAAAGCCAATATCTTGGCTCACTGGATTACTTTGAGTCAATGCTCTGCAACTCAGAATCTGCATTCCAATTCTGGGGTTTGTGACCTAGATCTTGGATTACCAATCCAAAATAGATTTTCCTGGATGATGGCTTTAGATCCTCCAAGATATAATGGGCACCATAATGCATAAACCAATAGTCAATATTTATGCCAAAAATGTGCACGCATTGTATTTTCCCATCTTTTTGGGGTCATTTTATTGGATCTGTCTTCATTGTTTATCATTTTGTGAAACAAAACACCTCTTGTGATGCTGGAAGAAACTAACCCTCATAATGCAACATTTTGGAGTACAGTTGAGTGGTAAACAACAAGGCCCAAAAGCCTAATTATaggaagagggagaggaggagcaaAACAACCAACTTGCTACTGCTCctcagagaaataaaaaaatcaaacagtAGATTGAGGTTAAAAGAAAATGTACATGCAAGAACAGTATTATGATCTTGTTTTAGTGCTACATGTTCTGGGGCTTGCTTTATTATCTAGCAAGTTAATAACCTGGCCAAGTACGCTAGTGGAGTATGGAAAGGTCTGTACTTTCCTGCATGCTTCCCCTATATCATTAACTTACCATATAGAGAAACCTGGATGGGCATAATATCCAAGAGCCTgcatcagcaatggcagctcccaTATTTTAAGTTTTCAGTAAAAAATCTCTAGCTAGCTGATCTTAGCGTGGTGCCTGGTTAGATTTGGATTACAATTTCTGCACAAGTATCTATTACACACAACCAACCTGCCAACTCCCTTGCAATGCGTGCAGCTTCATCttgtttctttttctcttctgcctcAATCCTTCGGTCTTCTTCAGCTCTTGGCTTTAAATATGCTGTAAAAAGAGAGAGTGTTTGGTAAGAAATCTCAGAAAACATTTAGCTATTTCTTTACCAAATCTCCAGATTAAGTAAACTAATGATTGCAGAGTTTAGATTTATATAAACTCTGCAAAACACTTTAGTACAGTGTTATTAAGCGGTGTGCGACACATCAACTCTTTCAGACTAGGTGAGCACAGCAGTTTTTACTGCTAAAATATATGTAATATAACATTATGCAATGatgaaatcctgtaaaaaaaaaatctttactggTTTGAGATTAACGACATATGTTAATGTCCTGTACAGACCAGAGAAAACTAAAGATGAGTGCAAGGCCCTGATTAAGCACAACTGTGTGAAACATGTTGGCTAGATGCACAACCCAgtatcttttttccccccaaacgcTTTTACGGTCTATGTAAATTAATGTATTGTGTATTTTTATATgatgtattaaaatttatatttttcaaaataatttagttttttgtgcttaccttaaaaaaaaaaacagtactggtgtctcCCTTTAAAATCCCATTTGATTTGAAAACCCTGTTCTCCCTTGACCTTTCTTGTCTCTTTAGCACAGTTGTTGAGGGCATCTTGTAGTTTATGGCCACTAAAAGACCTTCTATGCAGAAGAAAGCAGCAGAAACACGTTCCAATGCTCCTGCCAGCCACCAACTTGTAAATGCTTACAACTAGAATTTACTGGTATAACTTATGATGTGAAACTTGTGTGTCATATTCCAAGTTAGGGTGCAAAACCTTTGCTGTAGGTTTCCAAGCGATATATTGCATCACTGTACCAGGGAGAAGTAATGACCTTTAAAAGACACTGAAAACTACCCGGAAAGACCTAGAAGAAGTTGCTGCAACTATTAAATTAAACCCTCTATTGCAGATTTCACCAGAGCTGCCAGGATGGGAGCCAAGAAAATCTCTTTGTAAAAGTCTCTGGTAACATCATGGTCTAGATTTAGAGGCAGCTCCGAGTGTTCTGCATCAAGTACATATGTGTACGTTCTCCTTTATTATTGCCCCGGACATCATATTTGACGAATCGCTGGCATTCTGGTAAGCCTTTGGTGAGGTTTTTTGGCATCACCTCAGCTATCCTAGGAGCCTTTTCCATCTTCATCACAGAGTTTAGGACTTTATTCCATTTCATTTTCTCTCTGGAGGTTTATAATAGTTTCACAAGTTTTTAATTTGGGCGATTTATGGACACTTTTATGGATAATGTCCCTATTTTGCAACATTGTTTTGCCACGATTAAATTTATTGTATTTTACATATTATTTACGGGCACAGCGAACTATAAAATGTGCGGCACTGTTTTGAATGTTTATATGAGTGCCTGGTATCAAAAAGGTATAGAATAGTGTCCAGCAGCATTAACAATTTACTAAAAGCACAGATTTTCTTTGTTCTATGGAAAATATTGCTAGGCAAAACTATTCCCCTCACTTTGTATTACATgtctgggacagaaagtgaagcggAATCTcagccatattaaaaaaaaagaaggtacatAAGTACATAAATATAGCGAGGACATTATTCAATTTTATttagagctgcacagtttgtttttatctataaAAACCCTTTACCTGCATAGAccattttttgtaaaggtgaattaACCCTTAGATGCAAACATCAGAATGAACTGATGATGCAGCTGCATGATGAATCCCATTTCTTCCTACAGCTCAAATTAGATACAGTAACAATTTATGCTCAGG
This window encodes:
- the ATP5ME gene encoding ATP synthase subunit e, mitochondrial — protein: MVPPVQVSPLIKFARYSALLLGIGYGSSRYAYLKPRAEEDRRIEAEEKKKQDEAARIARELAEQEDTILK